The Candidatus Eisenbacteria bacterium genome contains the following window.
CGGGCTCTGAAGGCCGTGCGGCTCGGGCTGGAAATTGAGAGCGCGGGTTTCAACATCTACGTAGCAGGTTTTGTCGGGACAGGCAGAAACTCGACCATAAAGAGACTCCTCGAAGAGCTGGAAAAGGGGGAGACTCCTCCGGACGACCTCTGCTACGTGAACAACTTCAAGAATCCAGATGTGCCGACCTTGATCACGCTTCCGGCGGGAAAAGGAAAAGTCCTGAGGCGCGACATAAATCTGTTGATAGAGACTCTGCGAAGAAACGTGCCCCTCATCTTTGAGGACGAGCGCTATCAGGAGAACAAGAAGAAGCTTCTCGAATCGTTCAAGAGCAAAGAAAAGGAAATCCTAAAGGCTCTGGAGAAGCGCGTCGAAACGGACGGCTTCGTCCTGGCTCAGGTCCAGACGGGTCCCTTCACGAGACCGGAAGTGCTTCCAGTGGTCGGAGAAAACGCAGTCTCGATGGAGACTCTCGAGAAATACGTGGAGGAAGGCAAGTACAAGCAAGAGGATCTGGACCAGAAGAAGGTGCAATACGAACACCTATCCGGAGACCTCGAGGCCGCCTTCAAGGACGTGAGGAAGATCGAGAAGCAGATGAAGGCCGAGCTCGACAATTTCGACATGGTCGCCGTCATGCCTCTCGTCAAGGACGCCATAGGGGAGCTCAAGCAAAAGTACGCGAAATATCCAAAGCTCCTGGTTTACGTTGAAGAGGTGCAGACTGACATCATCCAGAACATCGACAAGTTCAAGCCCAAGGTGGAGCAGCCGGCAATGCTGGCGCCCTTCATGCCGTTCCAACCGAGGACGGATGAATTCCTTGAATACGAAGTGAACGTCGTCGTAGACAATTCTGAGATAAAGGGAAGGCCGGTCATAATCGAGACCACGCCGACCTACAGGAATCTCTTCGGTTCGATCGAGAGAGTCGTCGGCAGGTTCGGCGAATGGAAGAGCGACTTCACGCGCATAAAGGCCGGGTCTCTGATGAAGGCCAACGGAGGCTACCTCGTCTTGAACGCTCTTGACGTGCTCACCGAACCGGGCGCGTGGAACGCGCTCAAGCGCACGATAAGAAACAGAATTATAGAGATGCAGCCTTACGATCCTTTCTACTTGTTCGGCGGCACTTCTCTCAAGCCGGAACCTGTGGATTTCAAGTTGAAGGTCGTAATGATAGGCGACGCCTACCTCTACTCCCTCCTCTACGCCTACGACGAGGATTTCAGGAAGACCTTCAAGATAAAGGCGGACTTCGACACCGTGATGAAGCGGAGCAAGGACACAATCTACGACTACGCGTGCTTCATCGCCAAAGTCTGTAGGGACGAAGGACTTCGTCACTTCGACAAGAGCGGCGTCGCCGCCGTTGCCGAATACGCCGTGAGGCTGGCCGGAAACCAGGAAAAGCTCACCGCGCGCTTTCTCCAGATCGCCGACATAGTGAAAGAGGCGAACTACTGGGCCTCCAAGGACCGCGGCGAGCTTGTTCAGGGGAAGCACGTCGAGAGGGCGATCTACGAAAAGATCTACCGCGTGAAGCTCATTGAAGAGAAGATACAGGAGCTCATTGAGCGCGGCATTCTGATGATCGACATAGAGGGCGCCAGCGTGGGTCAGGTGAACGGGCTTGCGGTGTACGACCTCGGCGATCACGTTTTTGCCAAGCCCTCAAAGATCACGGCGCAGACTTCCCTGGGTAGGGCCGGCATCATAAACATAGAGAGAGAAGCCAACTTGAGCGGCCGCACTCACGACAAGGGCGTGCTCATAATGACCGGCTACGTGAGGGCGATGTATGCCCGCAAGAGACCCCTGACGCTGAGCGCAAGCCTCTGCTTCGAGCAATCGTATGCCGGAGTGGAAGGAGACAGCGCCTCCGCTGCCGAGCTCTTTGCGTTCATGTCGAGCCTGGCCGAGGTGCCCCTGAGACAGGACATAGCCGTTACGGGCTCGGTGAACCAGAAGGGAGAAATCCAGCCGATCGGAGGCGTGAACGAGAAGATCGAAGGCTTTTTCGACGTCTGCAAGGCGAACGAGCTCACCGGCACGCAGGGGGTGATAATCCCGGAGCGGAACGTGCAGGAGCTGATGCTGAGGAACGACGTCGTGCAGGCCGCGCAGGAAGGCAAGTTCCACATCTACACGATGAAGAAGGTCGAGGACGGGATTGCGATATTGACCGGCATGCCGGCCGGCGAGCGCGGCAAGAACGGAGAATACCCCAAGGGAACCGTCAACCACCTGGTCGACAAGAAGCTCCTCCAGATGAGCGAGCAAATGAAGGAATTCGGCGAGAAATCCAGGGGCGAGGAAGAAGAGGCGCCGAAGAAGGCGGAGAAGGGCCGAGGATAGGCGGGAGACAAGAGATCACGTCAACGGCGGAGGACTTGCCAAGAAACGAATCGCCGTCCTCCCGAGCAAGTCACTGCTCATGTGAAGGACGGCGTTCTATTGACAGCCTCGCCGAGCGGCCATCCACTCGTCGAGCAAATTGCTGGACGTTATCTCTTCCTAGCGCGCCTCGTGCTGCCCCGCTTCGGCTTGCCGATGGAAGAGGCTTTCTTCCGAGCAGAGGCAGACCTCGCCTTTGCGGAGGATGCTTTTCTCGGCCTGGAAGGCTTGCGGACTTTCGCGCGCCTCATCACTCCAGTCACCTTGATCGATGTCGTGCGCTTCCCGGCTTTCGCCTCGCTGCCCGCCGTCTTCACCGTCGCCTTCGCACGCTTCCCAGCCTGCGGACGCTGGGCCGTCCCAACCACCTTACCAGTCCCCTTCCCCGGCTTCGCCCCTTTCCTCTTTGCGAAGTCATAGAGTTCCTTCGCCTTCTGGGCAATGTGCTCCGCACTCACTTCAAACTCTTTGATGAGTTCCCACGGCTTCCCGGATTCACCGAATCTGTCTTTCACGCCGATCATGCCCATGATTGCAGGCAGGCCGTAGGCTTCCTTCGCTTCCGCAACAACTGCTGCAACAAGGTTGCCGAGCCCGCCGACCTGATGCTCCTCCGCGCTCACGACGATTCCCGTCTCCACGCACGCTCTCACTATGGTGCGCTTGTCCAAGGGTTTCACCGTGTGCATGTTCACGATTCTCGTTTCCAGGCCGTACTCCTCCTTGAGGATGTAAGCCGCCCTCATCGCCTCGGGAACTTCCGGACCACAGGCTATTATTGTGAGATCCTCGTTTTCGTTCTTGTACTTGGACGAAAGCACCGTCTCGAAGGCGTCCATGAAATTGTCCTTCTCGCCCCTGAGCCTGATCACGTTGGCTTCACCAAACTTGAAAGGCGTGGCGGCGTTGGTGACAATCGGCGTGGCCTCTCTCGCAAATCTCAAGTACTTGGGGCCGAACACGTCGAAGAGCAACATCTTGCCCGCCTTCGCCGTTTCGATGGAGTCGCAGGGCACGACCACGTTCATGTTCGGAAGGCCACACATCTGGAATAACTCTTCGAGAGCCTGGTGAGTGGCGCCGTCAGGCCCCACGGAGACACCACCGTGGGCGCCGGCTATGAAGACGTTGAAGTTCCCGTAGCAGACGGTTGTCCTCAATTGGTCAAGGTTCCTGCCGGAGGCAAAGACTCCGTACGTGCCGAACACGGGGAGCTTCCCTTCTTTTGCCAAACCGGCGGCAACGCCCGTCGCGCTCTGCTCGGCAATTCCCATGCTCAAGAATCTGTCGCTCCTGTGAGGATGCTTCGCATGGAACTCGCTGATTGCGATGGACCCTGAAATGTCGGCTCCAAGACAAACAACTCTCTCGTCGTCGCCCGTTTCTCTCAGGGCGCAGCCGAACCCAAACCTCGTGGGATCCATCTGAGCTTTCATGCGCGGCCCCGTGTTCCAGAAATAGTCCCTCGAGAACTTGGGCATCTTGGCGTCGAGCTTCCTGTCGGCGGACGCCTGATAGCGCTTCGCCTTCTCCATGAGCCTCTCCACGGGAAGCTTGTCCCTCAGGCCCAGTTGGGTGAGTCCGTCGAGCATCTGCTCATAGCTGGGCACCTTGCCGTGCCAGCCGGCCACGTTCTCCATGAAACTCACGCCCTTTCCCTTGATGGTGTGGGCGATTATCACGGTGGGCTTACCCTTGAAGTTCTTGGCTTGCTCGAAGGCGTTCAGTATTTGCGTCATGTCGTGGCCGTCTATTTCTATGACGTTCCAGCCGAAGCTCTCGTATTTCTTGTTCAGAGGGTCGATGTCCATTACTTCTTCGACCCAGCCGTCGATCTGGAGCCTGTTCTTGTCAACGATGCCGCAGAGGTTGTCGAGCTTGTAGTGGCCGGCTTCCATCGCGGCCTCCCAAATCTGTCCCTCCTGCTGCTCGCCGTCGCCCATGAAGCAGTAGACTCTGTAGTCGCGATTGTCGAGCTTTGCGGCAAGAGCAATCCCGTTTGATATGCTCAGGCCCTGGCCGAGCGACCCCGTCGAAGCCTCTACGCCGGTGAGTTTGAGCCAGTGCGGATGCCCCTGGAAAGGACTGTAGAGCTTCCTCAGGGTCACGACCTCCTCGATGTCGAAGTAGCCGCTCATCCCGAGGCAGAGATAGAGGGACGGGGCCTTGTGTCCGGTTGACCAGAGTATCCGGTCTCTCCCCTCCCAGTGGGGATTCTTGGGGTCGTGCTTGGCCACGTTCAGGTAAACAGCGGCCGCAATGTCCATGATCGAGAGTGTACCGCCGGCATGGCCTGACCCTGCGGCAGTAAGACAGATGAGGTTGTAGCCTCGAAGCAGCTTGGCGGCGTCAGCCAGCTCCGGTGCCGAAAGCTGCTTAAGAATTTCGCCGCTTCTTGAATCGATTATTGGCATAGTTCCTCCCGTGAACTACAAGAACGTGTGCGAAATCAATCTAAAAAAGGATGGAGGAAGCCGGCGATCCTCATCTGCAGCGCGCCTGCGCCATCCAAGCCGCCCCCTATATCTTTATGAGCTGCACGAGCTCGCGCACAGCATTCGCAGACTTGTTGAGCGCTGCCTTCTCCTCGTCGGTGAGCTTGAGCTCTATTATCTGCTCGACTCCGCTTGTGCCGATCTTGATGGGCACTCCCACGTACAAATCTCTTATGCCGTACTCCCCTTCCAGATAGGCCGCGCACGGGACAACTCTCTTCTTGTCCTTGAGCACTGACTCCACCATCTGCACCACGGCGGCGGAAGGAGAATAGTACGCGCTCCCCGTCTTGAGCAAAGCCACGATCTCGCCGCCGGCCTTCCTGGTCCTGCTGACGATGGCGTCGATCTTCTCCTTGGACATGAGCTCGGTTATGGGAACGCCTGCAACCGTCGTGTACCTGGGAAGAGGTACCATGTCGTCGCCGTGCCCGCCCAGAACCATCGCCTGAATGTCTTCGACGGAGACGTTGAGCTCCATGGAGACAAAGCATCTAAACCGAGCCGTGTCGAGAATTCCCGCCATTCCAAAAACGCGGTGTTTCGGGAACTTACTTACCATCTTTGCCACGTGGCACATGGCGTCGAGAGGATTTGAAACGATTATGAGTATGGCATTAGGCGAGTACTTACAGACTTGCTCGGTCACGCCTTGGACGATCTTCTTGTTCACGTCCAGGAGCTCGTCCCTGCTCATTCCGGGCTTCCTCGGGAGCCCAGCGGTGATGACAACGATGTCTGAATTCGCCGTATCTTTGTAGTCGTTGGTGCCCAGGATCTTTGTGTCGAAATCCTCGACGGGCCTCGTTTCCATCAAGTCGAGAGCCTTCCCTTGAGGCATACCCTCAACGATGTCGACAAGAACGATGTCGGCCAGCTCCTTTTCTGCTGCCCAGTGCGCAGCAGTAGCTCCAACGTTTCCCGCACCGACGATGGTCACCTTGTTCTTCATTGGCATCCCTCCTGAATGAACGGGTAGGTCCTCTGAAAGAGCCCGAGGCGCGCCTCAACCTCCCAAGGCAAAAGGGCGGCTGAGGCATCCAGCCACAAGTTGCAACTTGTTATTGTCCCTTGTGCTAGGCGATGTGTCAACAGAATTTTGGCGCGCTGATCGGGCCGGCGCCTTGTGGGTTATCCGCACCGCGAGAATCCGCAGAAATGGCAGACCAGGCAACCGCCTTCAGGTTCTACTTTGCCACCGCAGTCCGGACACGTGAGCTGCTGAATCTGCGTGTCCCGCGCCCCTTCTGACACGCCGCTGGAAGCGACCGTCGCGCCCGTGGAGCCGACCGCCCCGCCGCTACCGGGCTCACCCGAAGAGGGCCCAAAGCCCGAGCCGGAGGCAGAAGAGCGTTCGAGGAATCTCTCTATGGCCTTTCCTATGGCGTCGGGGCAGGAAAGGACTTGGCTGCCGTTGTCCCACAGGGGTTGAGGGCACCTTATTCCCTTCAATTGCGTGAGCGTAGAGCGGATGTCTATGCCCGACCTCAGAGCGAGAGAGACGAGCCGGCTTATGGCTTCCGTCTGGGAGGCGGCGCAACCGCCCGTCTTTCCGAGTCTGGCAAAGACCTCGAAGGGACCCTGCTCGTCTTCGTTCACCGTTACGTAGAGACTTCCGCAGCCCGTCCCGATCTTTTCCGTGGAACCTCTCGTGACGAGAGGTCGCGAACGTGGCGTCAGTCTTCCCCTGAGCCTTCCCCCGAGTTTCTTGTCCTCCCTGCCTATCGTGAGGACCTGCCGTTCCCGGCTCCCGTCTCGATAGATGGTCACGCCCTTACACTGAAGTCTGTAGGCAAGCATGTACGCGTTCTCTACGTCCGCGACGGTGGCGTTGCGACCGAAGTTTATGGTCTTTGAGACCGCGTTGTCTGTGTGCTTCTGGAATGCCGCCTGCATCCGAACGTGCCACTCGGGAGTGATGTCGTGCGCCGTGACGAAGACTCTTTTCACGTCCTCCGGAATCCCCTCGATGTCTTTGAGACTCCCTTTGGCCGCTACTGCCCTGGCAAGCTCTTCCGTGTAGAAGCCTCTGTCCTCCGCAGTTTTCCTGAACGCCTTGTTGACTTCGGGAAGTTCCGTGTTGTCCATCACATTTTTGATGTATGAAATTGCAAACAACGGCTCGATGCCACTCGAGCAATCCGCCAATATGCTGAGCGTACCGGTCGGCGCGATGGTCGTGGTGGTGGCGTTGCGCACCCTGGGAGCGCCTGGAGAGTCACTGGCGCTGCCCTTGAAGACGGGAAAGACACCCTTCTTCCTGGCAAGCTCGACGGAAGCCTTCTTGGATTCGGCTTGTATGAGGCTCATCACCTTCTCGGCAAGCTCAATGGCGTCCTGGGAGTCATACGGAATTCCCAACTTCAGGAGCATGTCCGCAAAACCCATGACTCCGAGGCCTATCTTCCGCGTGCCTCTGGACATCTTCTCAATGTCGGGGATGGGATACTTGTTCACGTCTATCACGTTGTCCAAGAATCTCACCGCAATCGGTATGACTTCTTGGAGTCTCTCAAAATCCACTTCTGTGCGGCCGTTGACGGTCCTCACCATTTTAGACAGATTGATCGAACCGAGGTTGCACGACTCGTAGGGCAGGAGAGGTTGTTCGCCGCAAGGGTTGGTGCTCTCTATCCTGCCGAGATGAGGCGTGGGGTTGTCGCGGTTGAGTCTGTCGAGAAAGACGACGCCCGGCTCGCCGTTTTTCCAGGCCATGAGGACAATCAACCTGAATACTTTCCTCGCCTTGAGTTTGCCGATCGCGTCGTTTGTTCGTGGGTTTATCAGGTCGTACTCTTCGTCCTTCTCGACCGCCTCCATGAACCTCTCGGTCACGCCGACGGAGAGATTGAAGTTGTTGAGACAGTTTTCCTTGTTCTTTGCTGTAATGAAATCGAGGACGTCGGGATGATCGACGCGAAGAAGCCCCATGTTGGCGCCCCTTCGCGTTCCGCCTTGCTTGATGGCATCCGTGGCAGAGTCAAACACTGTCATGAATGAGACCGGCCCGCTGGAGATACCCCGCGTGGAAAGCACGACGTCGTTTCTGGGTCTGAGTTTTGAGA
Protein-coding sequences here:
- a CDS encoding vitamin B12-dependent ribonucleotide reductase, whose translation is MAKAIQDAPGAPMRSRVARRSARRTEPPRCSHGSCEAEVRFSENAAKVLERRYLRKDEAGKLIETPEEMLRRVAKNIASSDARYENQEEVARIEKDFFEIMASLEFLPNSPTLMNAGADLQQLSACFVLPVEDSMESIFEAVKNTALIHKSGGGTGFSFSKLRPRNDVVLSTRGISSGPVSFMTVFDSATDAIKQGGTRRGANMGLLRVDHPDVLDFITAKNKENCLNNFNLSVGVTERFMEAVEKDEEYDLINPRTNDAIGKLKARKVFRLIVLMAWKNGEPGVVFLDRLNRDNPTPHLGRIESTNPCGEQPLLPYESCNLGSINLSKMVRTVNGRTEVDFERLQEVIPIAVRFLDNVIDVNKYPIPDIEKMSRGTRKIGLGVMGFADMLLKLGIPYDSQDAIELAEKVMSLIQAESKKASVELARKKGVFPVFKGSASDSPGAPRVRNATTTTIAPTGTLSILADCSSGIEPLFAISYIKNVMDNTELPEVNKAFRKTAEDRGFYTEELARAVAAKGSLKDIEGIPEDVKRVFVTAHDITPEWHVRMQAAFQKHTDNAVSKTINFGRNATVADVENAYMLAYRLQCKGVTIYRDGSRERQVLTIGREDKKLGGRLRGRLTPRSRPLVTRGSTEKIGTGCGSLYVTVNEDEQGPFEVFARLGKTGGCAASQTEAISRLVSLALRSGIDIRSTLTQLKGIRCPQPLWDNGSQVLSCPDAIGKAIERFLERSSASGSGFGPSSGEPGSGGAVGSTGATVASSGVSEGARDTQIQQLTCPDCGGKVEPEGGCLVCHFCGFSRCG
- a CDS encoding ATP-binding protein translates to MKERKLPEVPVSKLRWKCPIEKLDFNSTKDVEPCTKIIGQERALKAVRLGLEIESAGFNIYVAGFVGTGRNSTIKRLLEELEKGETPPDDLCYVNNFKNPDVPTLITLPAGKGKVLRRDINLLIETLRRNVPLIFEDERYQENKKKLLESFKSKEKEILKALEKRVETDGFVLAQVQTGPFTRPEVLPVVGENAVSMETLEKYVEEGKYKQEDLDQKKVQYEHLSGDLEAAFKDVRKIEKQMKAELDNFDMVAVMPLVKDAIGELKQKYAKYPKLLVYVEEVQTDIIQNIDKFKPKVEQPAMLAPFMPFQPRTDEFLEYEVNVVVDNSEIKGRPVIIETTPTYRNLFGSIERVVGRFGEWKSDFTRIKAGSLMKANGGYLVLNALDVLTEPGAWNALKRTIRNRIIEMQPYDPFYLFGGTSLKPEPVDFKLKVVMIGDAYLYSLLYAYDEDFRKTFKIKADFDTVMKRSKDTIYDYACFIAKVCRDEGLRHFDKSGVAAVAEYAVRLAGNQEKLTARFLQIADIVKEANYWASKDRGELVQGKHVERAIYEKIYRVKLIEEKIQELIERGILMIDIEGASVGQVNGLAVYDLGDHVFAKPSKITAQTSLGRAGIINIEREANLSGRTHDKGVLIMTGYVRAMYARKRPLTLSASLCFEQSYAGVEGDSASAAELFAFMSSLAEVPLRQDIAVTGSVNQKGEIQPIGGVNEKIEGFFDVCKANELTGTQGVIIPERNVQELMLRNDVVQAAQEGKFHIYTMKKVEDGIAILTGMPAGERGKNGEYPKGTVNHLVDKKLLQMSEQMKEFGEKSRGEEEEAPKKAEKGRG
- the mdh gene encoding malate dehydrogenase, which produces MKNKVTIVGAGNVGATAAHWAAEKELADIVLVDIVEGMPQGKALDLMETRPVEDFDTKILGTNDYKDTANSDIVVITAGLPRKPGMSRDELLDVNKKIVQGVTEQVCKYSPNAILIIVSNPLDAMCHVAKMVSKFPKHRVFGMAGILDTARFRCFVSMELNVSVEDIQAMVLGGHGDDMVPLPRYTTVAGVPITELMSKEKIDAIVSRTRKAGGEIVALLKTGSAYYSPSAAVVQMVESVLKDKKRVVPCAAYLEGEYGIRDLYVGVPIKIGTSGVEQIIELKLTDEEKAALNKSANAVRELVQLIKI
- a CDS encoding transketolase, which encodes MPIIDSRSGEILKQLSAPELADAAKLLRGYNLICLTAAGSGHAGGTLSIMDIAAAVYLNVAKHDPKNPHWEGRDRILWSTGHKAPSLYLCLGMSGYFDIEEVVTLRKLYSPFQGHPHWLKLTGVEASTGSLGQGLSISNGIALAAKLDNRDYRVYCFMGDGEQQEGQIWEAAMEAGHYKLDNLCGIVDKNRLQIDGWVEEVMDIDPLNKKYESFGWNVIEIDGHDMTQILNAFEQAKNFKGKPTVIIAHTIKGKGVSFMENVAGWHGKVPSYEQMLDGLTQLGLRDKLPVERLMEKAKRYQASADRKLDAKMPKFSRDYFWNTGPRMKAQMDPTRFGFGCALRETGDDERVVCLGADISGSIAISEFHAKHPHRSDRFLSMGIAEQSATGVAAGLAKEGKLPVFGTYGVFASGRNLDQLRTTVCYGNFNVFIAGAHGGVSVGPDGATHQALEELFQMCGLPNMNVVVPCDSIETAKAGKMLLFDVFGPKYLRFAREATPIVTNAATPFKFGEANVIRLRGEKDNFMDAFETVLSSKYKNENEDLTIIACGPEVPEAMRAAYILKEEYGLETRIVNMHTVKPLDKRTIVRACVETGIVVSAEEHQVGGLGNLVAAVVAEAKEAYGLPAIMGMIGVKDRFGESGKPWELIKEFEVSAEHIAQKAKELYDFAKRKGAKPGKGTGKVVGTAQRPQAGKRAKATVKTAGSEAKAGKRTTSIKVTGVMRRAKVRKPSRPRKASSAKARSASARKKASSIGKPKRGSTRRARKR